The following are encoded in a window of Kogia breviceps isolate mKogBre1 chromosome 10, mKogBre1 haplotype 1, whole genome shotgun sequence genomic DNA:
- the DSP gene encoding desmoplakin isoform X1, with protein sequence MSCNGGSDPRINTLGRMTRAESGPDLRCEVTCSGGGGGSSGGGGTSRMYYSRRCTITDQNSDGYCQTGTISRQNQNTIQELLQNCSDCLMRAELIVQPELKYGDGIQLAQSRELDECFAQANDHMEITDSLIREMRQMGQPCDVYQKRLLQLQEQMRALYKAISVPRARRASSKGGGGYTCHSGSGGDEFTKRLTSECLGWMQQQRAEMDRITWGVDLASVEQHISSHRSIHNAIGDYRWQLDKIKADLREKSTIYQLEEEYENLMKASFERMDHLRQLQSIIQAASQEIMWINDCEEEELLYDWSDRNTDIAQKQEAFSIRMSQLEVKEKELNKLKQESDQLVLSQHPASDKIEAYMDTLQTQWSWILQITKCIDVHLKENAAYFQFFEEAQSTEAYLKGLQDCVRKKYPCDKSMPLQRLQGQIKALEKEWETILENKRQVQNLVNKSKRIVQLKPRNPGYRSNKPIIVRALCDYKQDQKIVHKGDECILKDNNERSKWLVTGPGGMDMIVPSVGLIVPPPNPLAVDLSSKIEQYYEAILALWNQLYINMKSLVSWHYCMIDIEKIKAMTIAKLKTMRPEDYMKTISDLELRYQEFIRDSQGSEMFGDDDKRNIQTQFTDAQKHYQTLVVQLPSYPQQQTVTTTEITHHGSCHNKVIETNRENDKQETWLLMELQKVRRQMELCESGMTLKNILLAHQGSLHHITAKINELKGLQNDSQAIAQVLNQLKDMLANFRGSEKYCYLQNEVFGLFQKLENINGVTDGYLNSLCVVRTLLQTILQTEDTLKVYEARLTEEETVCLDLDKVEAYRCGLKKIKNDLNLKKSLLATMKTELQKAQQIYSQTSQQYPLYDLDLSKFSEKVTQLTDRWQRVDKQIDYRLWDLEKQIKQLRNYRDNYQTFCKWLCDAKRCQDNLESMKFGDSNMVMRFLNEQKNLHSDISGKRDKSEEIQKIAELCANSIKDYELQLASYTSGLETLLNIPVKRTIVQSPSAMILQEAADIHARYIELLTRSGDYYRFLSDMLKSLEDLKLKNTKIEVLEEELRLARDANSENCSKNKFLDQNLQKYQAECSQFKAKLMSLEELKRQAELDGKSAKQNLDKCYSQIKELNEKITRLTYEVEHEKRSRKTAEDRFDQQKTDYDQLQRARQSEKESLGWQRIESEKAVKEKEFEIERLRALLQEESARKREYENELAKVRNQYGEEMSNLRNKYETEINITKTAVKEISVQKEEDSRNLRNQLDRVSKENRDLKDEIVRLTESILQTTEERRRAEEAALQQKACGSEMLQEKQHLEMELKQVIQQRSEDHARHKQSLEEAAKTIQGKNQEIERLKAEFQAEAKRRRECENELAKVRNSYDEELISLKNQFETEINVTKTTIQQLTLQKEEDAGGSRARIDELTRENRSLSEEVTKLKNALAQTTENLRRLEEDVQQQKAAGSEMSQRKQQLEVELKQVTQVRVEESTRYRQSLDDAARTIQDRNTEIERLKQLTETEAKRRKCLEDENAKLQRAQCELQKAYSSATETVSKLKAQEQELTRLRLDYERVAQERTLREQDVARLQSSLKELQPQKQRLQEELARLKRAASEDSFRRKKLDEELETLRRALKEQAVKVTSLTQQLEQASAARKRSEDALDGHLREKQRAQDELRRLASDVEALRRRLSQEQESAREAQARSEHLQKAIEDKSRSLNESKIEIERLQSLTENLTKEHLLLEGELRSLRLECDDLRQSRSEAEQDKNATISGLRSQLQISNARTLELQGLINDLQRERGNLRQEIEKFQKQALEASNRIQESKNQCSQVVQERESLLVKIKVLEQDKARLQRLEDELNRAKVTLEAESRVKQRLECEKQQIQNDLNQWKTQCSRKEEAVRKIESEREKSEREKNSLRSEIERLQAEIKRIEERCQRKLEDSSRETQSQLETERSRLQREIDKLKQRPCGYHRETQTEYEWLVDSSKLVFDGLRRKVTAMQLYECQLIDKTTLDKLLKGKKSVEEVSSEIQPFLRGAGAIAGVSASPKEKYSLVEAKRKKLITPESTVMLLEAQAATGGIIDPHRNEKLTVDSAVARDLIDFDDRQQIYTAEKAVTGFDDPFSGKTVSVSEAIKKNLIDREVGMRLLEAQIASGGVVDPVNSVFLPKDVALARGLIDRDLYRSLNDPRDSQNFVDPVTKKKVSYMQLRERCRIESHTGLLLLSVQKRSMSFQGIRQPVTVSELVDSGILRPSTVNELESGQISYDEVGERIKEFLQGSSCIAGIYSENTKQKLGIYEAMKIGLVRPGTALELLEAQAATGFMVDPVRNLRLPVEEAYKRGLVGIEFKEKLLSAERAVTGYNDPETGNTISLFQAMNKELIEKGHGIRLLEAQIATGGIIDPKESHRLPVHIAYKRGYFNQELNEILSDPSDDTKGFFDPNTEENLTYLQLKERCIKDEETGLCLLPLKEKKKQVQTSQKNTLRKRRVVIVDPETNKEMSVEEAYKKGLIDYETFKELCEQECEWEEITITGSDGSTRVVLVDRKTGSQYDVQDAIDKGLIDRKFFDQYQAGSLSLTQFADMISLKNGVGNSSVTCSGVGDDVFSSSRHESLSKISTVSGVRNLTIRSRSLSEPPEESSPIAAIFDTENLEKISITEGMERGIVDSITGQRLLEAQACTGGIVHPTTGQKLSLQDAASQGLIDQDMATRLKPAQKAFLGFEGVKGKKKMSAAEAVKEKWLPYEAGQRFLEFQYLTGGLVDPEVQGRISMEEAIRKGYIDGRAAQRLQDPSSYGKILTCPKTKLKISYKDAMNRSMVEDITGLHLLEASSVSSKGLPSPYNMSSAPGSRSGSRSGSRSGSRSGSRRGSFDATGNSSYSYSYSVSSSSLGH encoded by the exons TCAAACCGGAACGATATCCAGGCAGAACCAGAACACCATCCAGGAGCTTCTGCAGAACTGCTCAGATTGTTTGATGCGGGCCGAGCTGATCGTGCAGCCG GAACTGAAGTACGGAGATGGGATCCAACTGGCTCAGAGCAGAGAATTGGATGAGTGCTTTGCCCAGGCCAACGATCACATGGAAATCACCGATAGCTTGATTAGAGAGATGCGGCAGATGGGTCAGCCCTGTGATGTTTATCAGAAAAG acTGCTGCAGCTCCAGGAGCAAATGCGAGCCCTTTACAAAGCCATCAGTGTCCCTCGAGCCCGAAGGGCCAGCTCCAAGGGAGGTGGAGGGTACACCTGCCACAGTGGCTCCGGGGGGGATGAGTTCACCAAGCGCCTCACCAGCGAATGTCTGGGATGGATGCAGCAGCAGAGG GCGGAGATGGACAGAATAACCTGGGGCGTGGACCTGGCCTCGGTGGAGCAGCACATCAGCAGTCACAGGAGCATCCACAACGCCATCGGCGACTACCGCTGGCAGCTGGACAAGATCAAAGCCGACCTG CGTGAGAAATCTACAATCTACCAGTTGGAGGAGGAGTATGAAAACCTGATG AAAGCGTCCTTTGAGAGGATGGACCACCTGCGACAGCTGCAGAGCATCATTCAGGCCGCGTCCCAAGAGATCATGTGGATCAATGATTGtgaggaggaggagctgctgtACGATTGGAGCGACAGGAACACCGACATTGCCCAGAAGCAGGAGGCCTTCTCC ATACGCATGAGTCAGCTGGAGGTTAAGGAAAAAGAGCTCAATAAGCTTAAACAAGAAAGCGACCAACTTGTCCTCAGTCAGCATCCAGCTTCAGACAAAATTGAG GCATATATGGATACTCTCCAGACACAGTGGAGCTGGATTCTTCAGATCACCAAATGCATTGATGTTCATCTCAAAGAAAATGCTGCCTACTTTCAG TTTTTTGAAGAGGCCCAGTCGACGGAAGCCTACCTGAAGGGCCTCCAAGACTGCGTCAGGAAGAAGTACCCGTGTGACAAGAGCATGCCCTTGCAGCGTCTGCAGGGGCAGATCAAGGCGCTGGAG AAAGAATGGGAGACAATCCTCGAAAACAAGCGCCAGGTGCAGAACTTGGTAAACAAGTCCAAGAGGATTGTGCAGCTGAAACCGCGGAACCCCGGCTACAGAAGCAATAAACCCATTATTGTCAGGGCTCTTTGTGACTACAAACAGGACCAG AAGATCGTCCACAAAGGGGACGAGTGTATCCTGAAGGACAATAACGAGCGGAGCAAGTGGCTCGTGACTGGCCCGGGGGGCATGGACATGATCGTGCCCTCCGTGGGCCTCATTGTTCCTCCGCCCAACCCTCTGGCCGTGGACCTCTCAAGCAA GATCGAGCAGTACTATGAAGCCATCCTGGCCCTGTGGAACCAGCTCTACATCAACATGAAGAGCCTGGTGTCCTGGCACTACTGCATGATCGACATCGAGAAGATCAAGGCCATGACCATCGCCAAG CTGAAAACGATGCGGCCAGAAGATTACATGAAGACAATATCGGACCTCGAGTTACGTTACCAAGAGTTCATCAGAGACAgccaaggctcagagatgttTGGAGATGATGACAAGAGGAACATACAGACCCAGTTCACGGACGCCCAGAAACACTACCAGACCCTGGTCGTACAGCTCCCCAGCTATCCCCAGCAGCAGACAG TAACCACAACTGAAATCACTCATCATGGTTCCTGCCATAATAAAGTAATTGAAACCAACAGAGAAAACGACAAGCAGGAAACGTGGTTGCTGATGGAGCTCCAGAAGGTTCGGAGGCAGATGGAGCTCTGTGAGAGCGGAATGACCCTTAAAAACATCCTTCTGGCACATCAGGGGTCTTTGCACCACATCACAGCGAAAATAAACGAGCTGAAG GGCTTACAGAATGATTCTCAAGCCATCGCTCAAGTTCTCAACCAGCTGAAGGACATGCTAGCTAACTTCAGAGGTTCGGAAAAATATTGCTATCTGCAGAATGAGGTATTTGGATTGTTTCAGAAACTGGAAAATATCAATGGCGTTACAGACGGCTACTTAAATAG CTTGTGCGTGGTGAGAACACTCCTGCAGACCATCCTCCAGACAGAAGACACGCTGAAGGTTTACGAAGCCAGGCTTACCGAAGAGGAGACTGTTTGCCTGGATCTGGATAAAGTGGAAGCTTACCGCTGTGGGCTGAAG aaaattaaaaacgACTTGAACTTGAAGAAGTCCTTGTTGGCCACCATGAAGACGGAACTGCAGAAAGCCCAGCAGATCTACTCCCAGACTTCACAGCAGTATCCACTGTATGACCTGGACCTGAGCAAGTTCAGCgaaaaagtcacacagctgacagATCGCTGGCAGAGAGTCGATAAACAGATAGACTACAG ATTATGGGACCTGGAGAAACAAATCAAGCAACTGAGGAATTACCGTGATAACTACCAGACTTTCTGCAAATGGCTCTGTGATGCCAAACGCTGCCAGGATAACTTAGAATCCATGAAGTTTGGAGATTCCAACATGGTCATGAGATTTTTGAACGAGCAGAAG AACTTGCACAGTGATATAAGTGGCAAACGAGACAAatcagaagaaatacaaaaaattgcCGAACTTTGTGCAAATTCAATTAAG GATTATGAACTACAGCTGGCATCGTACACCTCAGGACTGGAAACTCTACTGAACATACCTGTCAAGAGAACCATCGTTCAGTCTCCTTCTGCGATGATTCTGCAAGAG GCTGCAGATATTCATGCTCGGTACATAGAACTTCTTACAAGGTCTGGAGACTATTACAGATTCTTAAGTGACATGCTGAAGAGTTTGGAAGATCTGAAG CTGAAAAATACCAAGATCGAAGTTTTGGAAGAGGAGCTCAGGCTGGCCCGAGACGCCAACTCTGAAAACTGCAGTAAGAACAAATTCCTGGATCAGAACCTCCAGAAATACCAGGCGGAGTGTTCCCAGTTCAAAGCAAAGCTCATGAGCCTGGAGGAGCTGAAGAGACAGGCTGAGCTGGATGGCAAGTCAGCCAAGCAAAATCTAGACAAGTGCTACAGCCAAATCAAAGAGCTCAATGAGAAGATCACCCGGCTGACTTACGAGGTGGAGCATGAAAAGCGAAGCAGGAAAACCGCGGAAGACAGGTTTGATCAGCAGAAGACCGACTACGACCAGCTGCAGAGAGCGAGGCAGAGCGAGAAGGAGAGCCTCGGCTGGCAGAGGATAGAGTCTGAGAAGGCCGTCAAGGAGAAGGAGTTCGAGATAGAGAGGTTGAGGGCTCTTCTGCAGGAGGAGAGCGCCCGGAAGAGAGAATACGAAAATGAGCTGGCAAAGGTAAGAAACCAGTATGGTGAGGAGATGAGTAATTTAAGGAACAAGTACGAAACAGAGATTAACATCACAAAGACTGCCGTCAAGGAGATATCGGTGCAAAAAGAGGAGGATTCCAGAAACCTCCGAAACCAGCTCGATAGAGTGTCCAAGGAGAATcgagatctgaaggatgagatTGTCCGGCTCACCGAGAGCATCCTGCAGACCACGGAGGAGCGGAGGCGGGCCGAAGAGGCTGCCCTGCAGCAGAAGGCCTGTGGCTCCGAGATGCTGCAGGAGAAGCAGCATCTGGAAATGGAGCTGAAGCAGGTCATCCAGCAGCGCTCCGAGGACCACGCCAGGCACAAGCAGTCCCTGGAAGAGGCCGCCAAGACCATCCAGGGCAAAAACCAGGAGATCGAAAGACTCAAAGCTGAGTTTCAGGCGGAGGCCAAGCGCCGCCGGGAATGTGAGAATGAACTGGCCAAGGTGAGGAACAGTTACGACGAGGAGCTCATTAGCTTGAAGAACCAGTTCGAGACGGAGATCAACGTCACCAAGACGACCATCCAGCAGCTCACCCTGCAGAAGGAGGAGGACGCCGGCGGCTCCCGAGCCCGGATAGATGAGCTCACCAGGGAAAACCGGAGCCTCTCGGAAGAAGTAACAAAGCTGAAGAACGCCCTAGCCCAGACCACGGAGAACCTCAGGAGGCTCGAAGAGGATGTCCAGCAGCAAAAGGCCGCGGGCTCGGAGATGTCGCAGCGGAAGCAGCAGCTGGAGGTGGAGCTGAAGCAGGTCACGCAGGTGCGGGTGGAGGAGAGCACACGGTACAGGCAGTCTCTGGATGACGCCGCCAGGACGATCCAGGACAGAAACACGGAGATAGAGAGGCTGAAGCAGCTGACAGAGACGGAAGCAAAGCGGCGGAAGTGTCTGGAGGATGAAAACGCCAAATTGCAGAGGGCGCAGTGCGAGCTGCAGAAGGCCTACAGCAGCGCCACGGAGACGGTCAGCAAACTGAAGGCGCAGGAGCAGGAGCTGACGCGCCTGAGGCTGGACTACGAACGGGTGGCCCAGGAGAGGACCCTCAGGGAGCAGGACGTGGCCCGCCTCCAGAGCTCTCTGAAGGAGCTCCAGCCGCAGAAGCAGAGACTGCAGGAGGAGCTGGCGCGGCTCAAGAGGGCGGCCTCCGAGGACTCCTTCAGGAGGAAGAAGCTGGACGAGGAGCTGGAGACCCTGCGGAGGGCCCTGAAGGAGCAGGCGGTGAAGGTCACCAGCCTGACCCAGCAGCTGGAGCAGGCGTCCGCCGCCAGAAAGCGGAGCGAGGACGCGCTGGACGGCCACCTGCGGGAGAAGCAGAGGGCCCAGGACGAGCTGCGCAGGCTGGCCTCCGACGTCGAGGCCCTGCGGCGGCGGCTGTCGCAGGAGCAGGAGAGCGCCCGGGAGGCGCAGGCGCGGAGCGAGCACTTGCAGAAGGCCATCGAGGACAAGAGCAGGAGCCTGAACGAGAGCAAGATCGAAATCGAGAGGCTGCAGTCGCTGACCGAGAACCTCACCAAGGAGCACCTGCTGCTCGAGGGGGAACTGCGGAGCCTCCGGCTGGAGTGCGATGACCTCCGGCAGAGCCGCAGCGAGGCCGAGCAGGACAAAAACGCCACCATCTCGGGGTTACGGAGCCAACTGCAGATCAGCAACGCCCGGACCCTGGAGCTGCAGGGCCTGATTAATGATTTACAAAGAGAGAGGGGAAATTTGAGACAGGAAATTGAGAAATTCCAAAAGCAGGCATTAGAG GCATCTAATAGGATTCAGGAATCCAAGAATCAGTGCTCTCAGGTGGTGCAGGAGAGAGAGAGCCTCCTGGTGAAAATCAAAGTTCTGGAGCAAGACAAGGCCAGGCTGCAGAGGCTGGAGGATGAGCTGAATCGCGCCAAAGTGACCCTCGAGGCAGAAAGCAGGGTGAAACAGCGCCTGGAGTGTGAGAAACAGCAGATCCAGAATGACCTGAACCAGTGGAAAACACAGTGTTCCCGCAAAGAGGAGGCTGTTAGGAAGATAGAGTCCGAAAGAGAAAAGAGCGAGAGAGAGAAGAACAGCCTTAGAAGTGAGATTGAAAGACTCCAGGCGGAGATCAAGAGGATCGAGGAGAGGTGCCAGCGGAAGCTGGAGGATTCCAGCAGGGAGACGCAGTCCCAGCTGGAGACAGAGCGCTCCCGGCTTCAGAGGGAAATCGACAAACTCAAGCAGCGCCCGTGTGGGTACCACCGCGAGACCCAGACTGAGTACGAGTGGCTCGTTGACTCCTCGAAGCTGGTGTTTGACGGACTGAGGAGGAAGGTGACGGCGATGCAGCTGTACGAGTGCCAGCTGATTGACAAGACGACCCTGGACAAACTGCTGAAGGGGAAAAAGTCAGTGGAAGAAGTTTCTTCTGAGATCCAGCCTTTCCTTCGGGGAGCAGGAGCTATCGCTGGAGTTTCCGCTTCCCCTAAGGAGAAGTACTCTCTGGTGGAGGCCAAGAGAAAGAAATTGATCACCCCAGAATCCACAGTCATGCTTCTGGAGGCCCAGGCAGCCACTGGTGGTATAATCGACCCCCACAGGAACGAGAAGCTGACTGTTGACAGCGCCGTAGCTCGGGACCTCATCGACTTCGATGACCGCCAGCAGATATACACAGCAGAGAAAGCCGTCACTGGGTTTGATGACCCATTTTCAGGCAAGACGGTGTCCGTGTCCGAAGCCATCAAGAAAAATCTGATTGATCGGGAAGTCGGAATGCGTCTGCTGGAAGCCCAGATTGCTTCAGGGGGTGTGGTGGACCCTGTGAACAGCGTCTTTTTGCCGAAAGACGTAGCCTTGGCTCGTGGGCTGATCGACAGAGATCTGTATCGGTCCCTGAACGATCCCCGAGATAGTCAGAACTTCGTGGATCCTGTCACTAAAAAGAAGGTCAGTTACATGCAGCTGAGGGAAAGGTGCAGGATCGAATCGCACACCGGTCTGCTGCTGCTGTCAGTACAGAAGAGAAGTATGTCCTTCCAGGGAATCAGACAACCCGTGACCGTCTCCGAGCTGGTTGATTCCGGTATATTGAGACCATCCACTGTCAATGAACTGGAATCAGGTCAGATTTCTTACGATGAGGTTGGTGAGAGAATTAAGGAATTCCTTCAGGGTTCAAGCTGCATCGCAGGCATCTACAGTGAGAACACAAAACAGAAGCTTGGCATTTACGAGGCCATGAAAATTGGCCTGGTCCGACCTGGTACTGCCCTGGAGCTCCTGGAAGCGCAAGCAGCCACTGGCTTCATGGTGGATCCTGTTAGAAACTTGAGGTTACCGGTGGAGGAAGCCTACAAAAGAGGTCTGGTGGGCATCGAGTTCAAGGAGAAGCTCCTGTCTGCGGAACGAGCTGTCACCGGCTACAACGACCCTGAAACGGGGAACACCATCTCCTTGTTCCAAGCCATGAACAAGGAGCTCATCGAGAAGGGCCACGGCATCCGCCTGTTGGAAGCGCAGATTGCAACCGGCGGCATCATCGACCCGAAGGAAAGCCACCGGCTGCCCGTTCACATAGCGTACAAGAGGGGCTACTTCAATCAGGAGCTCAATGAGATTCTCTCGGATCCAAGTGATGACACAAAAGGATTCTTTGACCCGAACACTGAGGAAAACCTTACGTACCTGCAGCTGAAAGAAAGGTGCATTAAGGATGAGGAAACGGGGCTGTGTCTCCTGCCcctgaaagagaagaagaaacaggTGCAGACCTCACAAAAGAATACCCTCAGGAAGCGTAGGGTGGTCATAGTTGACCCGGAAACCAACAAGGAGATGTCTGTCGAGGAGGCCTACAAGAAGGGCCTCATAGATTACGAGACCTTCAAAGAACTGTGTGAGCAGGAGTGCGAATGGGAAGAAATAACCATCACCGGATCGGACGGCTCCACCCGCGTGGTCCTGGTCGACAGGAAAACGGGCAGTCAGTATGACGTTCAAGATGCGATTGACAAGGGCCTCATCGACAGGAAGTTCTTTGACCAGTACCAGGCCGGCAGCCTCAGCCTCACGCAGTTTGCTGACATGATCTCCTTGAAGAACGGTGTCGGCAACAGCAGCGTCACCTGCAGCGGCGTCGGCGATGATGTCTTCAGCAGCTCGCGACACGAGTCCTTAAGCAAGATTTCCACCGTATCCGGCGTCAGGAATTTAACCATCAGGAGCAGGTCTCTGTCGGAACCGCCGGAGGAGTCAAGCCCCATCGCAGCCATCTTCGACACGGAGAACCTGGAGAAGATCTCCATTACGGAGGGGATGGAGCGGGGCATCGTCGACAGCATCACCGGGCAGAGGCTTCTGGAGGCTCAGGCCTGCACGGGCGGCATCGTCCACCCAACCACTGGGCAGAAGCTGTCCCTCCAGGATGCCGCCTCCCAGGGCCTCATTGACCAGGATATGGCCACCAGGCTGAAGCCTGCTCAGAAAGCCTTCCTCGGCTTTGAAGGAgtgaaggggaagaagaagatgTCGGCGGCAGAGGCAGTGAAAGAAAAGTGGCTCCCCTATGAGGCCGGCCAGCGCTTCCTGGAGTTCCAGTACCTCACGGGGGGCCTGGTTGACCCCGAAGTGCAAGGGAGGATAAGCATGGAAGAAGCCATCAGAAAGGGGTACATCGACGGCCGGGCGGCGCAGAGGCTGCAAGACCCCAGCAGCTACGGCAAGATCCTGACCTGCCCCAAAACCAAGTTGAAAATATCCTATAAGGATGCCATGAATCGCTCCATGGTGGAAGACATCACCGGCCTGCACCTTCTAGAGGCCTCCTCGGTCTCCTCCAAGGGCCTGCCCAGCCCTTATAACATGTCTTCTGCTCCAGGCTCCCGCTCTGGCTCCCGCTCCGGCTCCCGATCCGGTTCCCGCAGTGGGTCCCGGAGAGGAAGCTTCGATGCCACGGGGAATTCTTCCTACAGCTACTCCTACTCCGTTAGCAGCAGCTCTCTTGGGCACTAG